One segment of Terriglobia bacterium DNA contains the following:
- a CDS encoding HAMP domain-containing histidine kinase, whose protein sequence is MEVIPPEQNEIKDPYERGSVDACCFPILSVAHEFKTPLVVMLGYTDLLRSGHLGPVNDRQHQVLGEIQEGAQRLQKLIQDFLLLSDLRAPRQNQNDEEPDLEPADVNEEVKEIFNYWSAVAKQKAIRYEFRRAAGSPHVKVEPLKLQHIVSNLVENALKFSPQHGQVTVSVTCCFWERRKAQSHFLFNMERKRNVKIENAVRIDVRDSGPGIAPEHHADIFADFVQLPGASSRGTGLGLAIARRLVESRGGMIWVESNPGEGSTFSVLLSQSR, encoded by the coding sequence GTGGAGGTCATCCCGCCCGAGCAAAACGAAATCAAGGACCCCTATGAGCGGGGATCGGTGGATGCCTGCTGTTTTCCCATCCTTTCAGTGGCGCACGAGTTCAAGACGCCCCTGGTGGTCATGCTGGGATACACCGATCTTTTGCGCAGCGGACATCTCGGTCCAGTCAATGACCGTCAGCACCAAGTGCTGGGGGAAATCCAGGAAGGCGCGCAACGGCTGCAAAAACTGATTCAGGACTTTCTGCTCCTCAGCGATCTTCGCGCACCCCGGCAAAACCAAAACGACGAAGAGCCCGACCTGGAACCCGCTGACGTAAATGAAGAAGTGAAGGAGATTTTCAACTATTGGTCGGCGGTAGCGAAACAAAAGGCCATCCGATATGAGTTCCGGCGGGCCGCGGGCAGCCCTCACGTCAAAGTGGAGCCCCTGAAGCTGCAGCACATTGTGTCCAATCTAGTGGAAAACGCGCTGAAATTTTCGCCCCAGCACGGACAGGTCACCGTGAGCGTTACCTGCTGCTTTTGGGAACGGCGAAAAGCGCAAAGTCATTTCTTGTTCAACATGGAACGCAAGAGGAACGTGAAGATTGAAAACGCGGTTCGCATTGATGTGCGTGATTCTGGCCCCGGGATCGCTCCCGAACATCACGCTGATATCTTTGCGGACTTCGTGCAGTTGCCCGGAGCATCCTCCCGTGGCACCGGTCTAGGTCTGGCCATAGCCCGGCGCCTGGTTGAATCCCGCGGAGGAATGATTTGGGTGGAAAGCAACCCAGGAGAAGGAAGCACGTTTTCAGTTCTATTATCCCAGTCCAGGTAG
- a CDS encoding sigma-54 dependent transcriptional regulator, with amino-acid sequence MSAPNILLVDDEPSVLRYTKTLLEIDNYSVETAASGEEAVQRMNHGPAPNLIVLDLVMPGMDGLQTLESCKKIRPEQKVVMMSCVNETNKVVQAIKLGASDYLTKPFQPAQFSASIRRALGQNKPDAQASKYKPTGAEFVDTLDDDLFFLAASPVMKQIRAQVALIAKVDVPVLLLGESGVGKEILARLIHKMSVRAHRPMLKVNCAALPAELLESELFGYEQGAFTGASKSKPGKFELAHKGTIMLDEIGEMSAALQAKLLHVLQDGQFCRLGGRSNITADARVLAATNIDVQQAIADKTLREDLYYRLNAFTMTVPPLRERREEIPLLLTHFMNKTAQQFGKNPLPISDKLVQECLRYHWPGNLRELGNFVKRFLVLENENNLIEELELKSKVVSIEDGGSRSAAQGGLKALVRGLKDDAEAKEIQRALESTNWNRKLAAAHLNISYKALLYKIKQHGVSPRAERSFGLGTAANSD; translated from the coding sequence ATGAGCGCGCCCAATATACTGCTCGTAGATGACGAGCCCAGTGTACTTCGTTATACCAAGACCCTGCTCGAGATAGACAATTACAGCGTGGAGACCGCTGCCAGCGGAGAAGAGGCCGTGCAGCGCATGAACCACGGTCCTGCCCCCAACCTGATTGTTCTGGACCTGGTCATGCCCGGCATGGACGGCCTGCAGACCTTGGAAAGCTGCAAGAAGATCCGCCCGGAACAAAAAGTGGTGATGATGTCATGCGTGAACGAAACCAACAAAGTGGTGCAAGCCATCAAGCTGGGCGCGTCTGATTACCTCACCAAGCCGTTTCAGCCGGCGCAGTTTTCCGCTTCTATCCGCCGCGCTCTGGGACAAAACAAGCCAGACGCCCAAGCCAGCAAGTACAAGCCCACCGGGGCTGAGTTTGTGGACACTCTGGACGACGACCTGTTCTTTCTGGCCGCCAGCCCGGTGATGAAGCAGATCCGCGCCCAGGTGGCGTTGATTGCCAAAGTGGACGTGCCGGTGCTGTTGTTGGGCGAAAGCGGCGTAGGAAAAGAAATCCTGGCCCGCCTGATCCACAAGATGTCCGTCCGAGCGCATCGTCCCATGCTCAAGGTAAATTGCGCCGCGTTGCCGGCGGAACTGCTGGAAAGCGAGCTCTTCGGCTATGAACAGGGGGCCTTTACCGGCGCCAGCAAATCCAAACCGGGAAAATTTGAGCTGGCGCACAAAGGCACCATCATGCTGGACGAAATCGGCGAGATGAGCGCTGCTCTGCAAGCCAAACTGCTGCACGTTCTCCAGGACGGACAGTTCTGCCGGCTGGGCGGCCGCTCCAACATTACAGCCGACGCCCGCGTCCTGGCGGCCACCAATATTGACGTACAGCAGGCCATCGCCGACAAGACCCTGCGCGAAGATCTCTACTACCGCCTGAACGCGTTTACCATGACCGTGCCGCCGCTGCGCGAGCGTCGCGAAGAAATTCCCTTGCTGCTCACCCACTTCATGAACAAGACGGCGCAGCAGTTCGGCAAGAACCCGCTTCCCATCAGTGACAAGCTGGTCCAGGAATGCCTGCGCTATCACTGGCCGGGCAATCTGCGCGAACTGGGCAATTTTGTGAAACGTTTCCTGGTGCTGGAGAATGAAAATAATTTGATCGAAGAGCTGGAGCTCAAGAGCAAGGTGGTCAGCATTGAAGACGGCGGCAGCCGGTCTGCGGCCCAGGGCGGGTTGAAGGCCCTGGTGCGCGGCCTGAAAGATGATGCTGAAGCCAAGGAGATCCAGAGGGCGCTGGAGAGCACCAACTGGAACCGGAAACTGGCCGCAGCCCACTTGAACATCAGCTACAAGGCGCTCTTGTACAAGATCAAGCAGCACGGCGTTTCACCCCGAGCGGAACGCAGCTTCGGGTTGGGCACAGCCGCCAATAGCGACTGA